In Prescottella soli, a genomic segment contains:
- the gltB gene encoding glutamate synthase large subunit yields the protein MKHLPGPQGLYHPANEHDACGVAFVVDMHGRRSRDIVEKAITALVNLEHRGAAGSEPNTGDGAGILLQVPDRFLRAVVDFELPAEGAYATGIAFLPQGDAAADEAAAGVEKIVAEEGLTVLGWRAVPTDDSSLGSLAQAAMPTFRQVFIGSADDSVTGMDLERRAYVVRKRVEHELGDGGAGEDGPGRESVYFPSLSGQTFVYKGMLTTPQLKGFYLDLQDDRLESALGLVHSRFSTNTFPSWPLAHPFRRVAHNGEINTVSGNENWMRAREALIKSDVFGEGALEKIFPICTPGASDTARFDEVLELLHLGGRSLPHAVLMMIPEAWERHESMDPARKAFYEYHSALMEPWDGPASVCFTDGTVVGAVLDRNGLRPSRVWVTEDGLVVMASEVGVLDIAPEKIVRRMRLQPGRMFLVDTAQGRIISDDEIKSELAAAHPYQQWVDEVLVRIEDLPDHKYTYMTHDRVVLRQQIFGYTNEEVNLLVKPMAATGGEALGSMGTDTPIAVLSARPRMLFDYFQQLFAQVTNPPLDAIREEIVTSVGGTIGPESDLLDSSMSPCRQIVLQQPILHNDDLSKLIHLNDTAGFPHFRSVVVRGVYPVAEGGEGLRKALDTVREKVSEAIAGGARIIVLSDRESNEKYAPIPSLLLTSAVHHHLVREKTRTKVGLIVESGDAREVHHMAALLGFGAAAVNPYMAFETIDELMQSNQLPGLTLDKAVANYIKAAGKGVLKVMSKMGISTLASYTGAQLFQVIGLSQELVDEYFTGLHSNLDGIGLDEIAADVAVRHANAYLDRPELRAHRELEVGGEYQWRREGEYHLFNPDTVFKLQHSTKTGQYQVFKEYTKLVDDQSERLASLRGLFKFKAGLREPISIDEVESAESIVKRFSTGAMSYGSISAEAHETLAIAMNRLGARSNSGEGGEHPSRFTPDENGDWRRSAIKQVASGRFGVTSHYLTNCTDIQIKMAQGAKPGEGGQLPPHKVYPWVAEVRGSTPGVGLISPPPHHDIYSIEDLAQLIHDLKNANPQARIHVKLVSEIGVGTVAAGVSKAHADVVLISGHDGGTGASPLTSLKHAGAPWELGLAETQQTLLLNGLRDRIVVQVDGQMKTGRDVVIATLLGGEEFGFATAPLVVSGCIMMRVCHLDTCPVGVATQNPVLRKRFAGKPEFVENFFMFIAEEVRELLAELGFRTLQEAVGQVDVLDTTAALEHWKASKLDLSPILHKVESAFADQDLYCSGTQEHGLEKALDQQLIEQARPALDKGEAVAFASEITNVNRTVGTMLGHELTKAYGAEGLPDDTIDITFRGSAGNSFGAFVPKGMTLRLQGDANDFVGKGLSGGRIVVRPPLQTAEGFVPEENIIGGNVILFGATTGEALIRGIVGERFAVRNSGATAVVEGVGDHGCEYMTGGKVVILGKTGRNFGAGMSGGVAFIFNPDRDFGANLNTELVDLEDLSVEDFGWLHGAIERHRDETGSEVAARILADWSHQKAHFAKVMPRDYKKVLVAIETAKKNGMNVDDAIMEAARG from the coding sequence ATGAAGCATCTTCCCGGGCCCCAGGGGCTCTACCACCCGGCAAACGAGCACGACGCGTGCGGCGTCGCGTTCGTCGTCGACATGCACGGTCGCCGCAGCCGCGACATCGTCGAGAAGGCGATCACGGCACTGGTCAACCTCGAGCACCGCGGCGCCGCGGGCTCCGAGCCCAACACCGGTGACGGCGCCGGCATCCTGCTCCAGGTCCCGGACCGCTTCCTGCGTGCCGTCGTCGACTTCGAGCTGCCCGCCGAGGGTGCGTACGCCACCGGCATCGCGTTCCTGCCGCAGGGCGACGCCGCTGCCGACGAGGCCGCCGCGGGTGTCGAGAAGATCGTCGCCGAGGAGGGCCTGACGGTTCTCGGCTGGCGCGCGGTTCCCACCGACGACTCGTCGCTCGGTTCGCTGGCGCAGGCCGCGATGCCGACGTTCCGTCAGGTGTTCATCGGCTCGGCCGACGATTCGGTCACCGGCATGGACCTCGAGCGCCGTGCGTACGTCGTCCGCAAGCGTGTCGAGCACGAGCTCGGTGACGGCGGCGCCGGCGAGGACGGCCCGGGCCGCGAGTCGGTGTACTTCCCGAGCCTGTCGGGGCAGACGTTCGTCTACAAGGGCATGCTCACCACCCCGCAGCTCAAGGGTTTCTACTTGGACCTGCAGGACGACCGGCTCGAGAGCGCGCTGGGCCTGGTGCACTCGCGCTTCTCCACCAACACGTTCCCGTCGTGGCCGCTGGCGCACCCGTTCCGCCGCGTCGCCCACAACGGCGAGATCAACACCGTCAGCGGCAACGAGAACTGGATGCGGGCCCGCGAGGCGCTCATCAAGTCCGACGTGTTCGGTGAGGGCGCGCTCGAGAAGATCTTCCCGATCTGCACCCCGGGCGCCTCGGACACCGCGCGCTTCGACGAGGTGCTCGAGCTGCTGCACCTCGGTGGCCGCAGCCTGCCGCACGCCGTGCTGATGATGATCCCGGAGGCCTGGGAGCGTCACGAGAGCATGGATCCGGCCCGCAAGGCGTTCTACGAGTACCACTCGGCGCTCATGGAGCCGTGGGACGGCCCGGCGTCGGTGTGCTTCACCGACGGCACCGTCGTCGGCGCCGTGCTCGACCGCAACGGCCTGCGTCCGTCGCGCGTGTGGGTCACCGAGGACGGTCTGGTCGTCATGGCGTCCGAGGTCGGCGTCCTGGACATCGCGCCGGAGAAGATCGTGCGCCGGATGCGCCTGCAGCCGGGCCGCATGTTCCTGGTCGACACCGCGCAGGGCCGCATCATCTCCGACGACGAGATCAAGTCGGAGCTCGCCGCCGCGCACCCGTACCAGCAGTGGGTCGACGAGGTCCTGGTCCGGATCGAGGACCTGCCGGATCACAAGTACACGTACATGACCCACGACCGGGTCGTGCTGCGCCAGCAGATCTTCGGCTACACCAACGAAGAGGTGAACCTCCTCGTCAAGCCGATGGCCGCCACCGGTGGCGAGGCGCTGGGCTCGATGGGCACCGACACCCCGATCGCGGTGCTCTCGGCCCGGCCGCGGATGCTGTTCGACTACTTCCAGCAGCTGTTCGCGCAGGTGACCAACCCGCCGCTCGACGCGATCCGCGAGGAGATCGTCACGAGCGTGGGCGGCACCATCGGACCCGAGTCCGATCTGCTGGACTCGTCGATGTCGCCGTGCCGCCAGATCGTGCTGCAGCAGCCGATCCTGCACAACGACGACCTGTCGAAGCTGATCCACCTCAACGACACCGCCGGTTTCCCGCACTTCCGCAGCGTCGTCGTGCGCGGCGTGTACCCGGTCGCGGAGGGCGGCGAGGGCCTGCGCAAGGCCCTGGACACGGTGCGCGAGAAGGTTTCCGAGGCCATCGCCGGCGGTGCCCGCATCATCGTGCTGTCGGACCGCGAGTCCAACGAGAAGTACGCGCCGATCCCGTCGCTGCTCCTCACCTCCGCGGTGCACCACCACCTGGTGCGTGAGAAGACCCGCACCAAGGTCGGCCTGATCGTCGAGTCCGGTGACGCCCGCGAGGTCCACCACATGGCGGCGCTGCTCGGCTTCGGTGCCGCGGCGGTCAACCCCTACATGGCGTTCGAGACGATCGACGAGCTGATGCAGAGCAACCAGCTGCCGGGTCTGACGCTCGACAAGGCCGTCGCGAACTACATCAAGGCCGCCGGCAAGGGCGTGCTGAAGGTGATGTCGAAGATGGGCATCTCGACGCTCGCGTCGTACACCGGTGCCCAGCTGTTCCAGGTGATCGGCCTGTCGCAGGAGCTCGTCGACGAGTACTTCACCGGTCTGCACTCCAACCTGGACGGCATCGGACTGGACGAGATCGCCGCGGATGTCGCTGTGCGGCATGCCAATGCGTACCTCGACCGTCCCGAGCTGCGGGCGCACCGCGAGCTCGAGGTGGGCGGTGAGTACCAGTGGCGTCGTGAGGGCGAGTACCACCTGTTCAACCCGGACACGGTGTTCAAGCTCCAGCACTCCACCAAGACCGGCCAGTACCAGGTGTTCAAGGAGTACACCAAGCTGGTCGACGACCAGTCGGAGCGCCTGGCGTCGCTGCGTGGCCTGTTCAAGTTCAAGGCCGGTCTGCGCGAGCCCATCTCGATCGACGAAGTGGAATCGGCGGAGTCGATCGTCAAGCGGTTCTCGACCGGCGCGATGAGCTACGGCTCCATCTCGGCGGAGGCGCACGAGACCCTCGCCATCGCGATGAACCGTCTCGGTGCCCGCTCGAATTCCGGTGAGGGCGGCGAGCATCCGTCGCGCTTCACGCCGGACGAGAACGGCGACTGGCGCCGGTCGGCGATCAAGCAGGTCGCGTCGGGTCGCTTCGGTGTCACGTCGCACTACCTGACCAACTGCACCGACATCCAGATCAAGATGGCGCAGGGCGCCAAGCCCGGTGAGGGTGGCCAGCTGCCGCCGCACAAGGTGTACCCGTGGGTCGCCGAGGTGCGTGGCTCCACCCCGGGCGTCGGCCTCATCTCGCCGCCGCCGCACCACGACATCTACTCGATCGAGGATCTGGCGCAGCTGATCCACGACCTCAAGAACGCGAATCCGCAGGCGCGGATCCACGTGAAGCTGGTCTCGGAGATCGGTGTCGGCACCGTCGCCGCGGGTGTGTCGAAGGCGCACGCCGACGTCGTCCTGATCTCGGGTCACGACGGTGGCACGGGCGCGTCGCCGCTGACGTCGCTCAAGCACGCGGGTGCGCCGTGGGAGCTCGGCCTGGCCGAGACCCAGCAGACGCTGCTGCTCAACGGTCTGCGCGACCGCATCGTGGTCCAGGTCGACGGTCAGATGAAGACCGGCCGCGACGTCGTGATCGCGACGCTGCTCGGCGGCGAGGAGTTCGGTTTCGCCACCGCACCGCTGGTGGTCTCGGGCTGCATCATGATGCGCGTGTGCCACCTCGACACCTGCCCGGTGGGCGTGGCGACGCAGAACCCGGTGCTGCGCAAGCGTTTCGCGGGCAAGCCCGAGTTCGTCGAGAACTTCTTCATGTTCATCGCCGAGGAGGTGCGCGAGCTGCTCGCCGAGCTGGGCTTCCGCACCCTGCAGGAGGCCGTCGGTCAGGTCGACGTCCTCGACACCACCGCGGCGCTCGAGCACTGGAAGGCGTCCAAGCTGGACCTGTCGCCGATCCTGCACAAGGTCGAGTCCGCGTTCGCGGACCAGGACCTGTACTGCTCGGGCACCCAGGAGCACGGCCTGGAGAAGGCGCTCGACCAGCAGCTGATCGAGCAGGCCCGCCCGGCCCTCGACAAGGGCGAGGCGGTCGCGTTCGCGTCGGAGATCACGAACGTCAACCGCACGGTCGGCACCATGCTCGGCCACGAGCTGACGAAGGCCTACGGCGCGGAGGGCCTGCCGGACGACACGATCGACATCACGTTCAGGGGTTCGGCCGGCAACAGCTTCGGTGCCTTCGTGCCCAAGGGCATGACGCTGCGGCTGCAGGGCGACGCCAACGACTTCGTCGGCAAGGGCCTCTCGGGTGGCCGGATCGTCGTCCGCCCGCCGCTGCAGACGGCCGAGGGCTTCGTGCCCGAGGAGAACATCATCGGCGGAAACGTGATCCTGTTCGGTGCCACCACGGGTGAGGCTCTCATCCGCGGCATCGTGGGTGAACGTTTCGCAGTCCGCAACTCCGGCGCCACCGCTGTCGTCGAAGGTGTGGGCGATCACGGTTGCGAGTACATGACCGGCGGCAAGGTGGTCATCCTCGGTAAGACGGGACGCAACTTCGGTGCCGGCATGTCCGGTGGCGTCGCGTTCATCTTCAACCCGGACCGTGATTTCGGGGCCAACCTCAACACCGAGTTGGTCGATCTCGAGGATCTCAGCGTCGAGGACTTCGGGTGGCTGCACGGCGCCATCGAGCGTCACCGTGACGAGACCGGATCCGAGGTTGCGGCTCGGATCCTCGCCGACTGGTCGCACCAGAAGGCTCATTTCGCGAAGGTCATGCCGCGCGACTACAAGAAGGTCCTCGTCGCTATCGAGACCGCGAAGAAGAACGGAATGAACGTGGACGACGCAATCATGGAGGCAGCTCGTGGGTGA